In the genome of Erpetoichthys calabaricus chromosome 18, fErpCal1.3, whole genome shotgun sequence, the window ATTATTATTGCATTCAGGCTTCTAAAAGTAAATATTTCCTAAATACAGGCAGCTGTTACCTATTTTATTTAACACTTTTTATTTACACTCGGTGCATGCTTCACTTTCCCATCCCGTTCTGGCCAGATGGATCTCGGAGTAATCTCCAAGTACTCGCTGCTAGTGTATGATTGGCTGAGGATGCAGCTGACAGATCTGTGATGAGAAGGGATTTGGGAAGTTGAGTGACTTAATCCTGGATTAAAGATCCAGTGCTGCAATGTAGCAGGTCCAGATGTGAGACTGTCTGACCCTTTGaattaggtttttctttttttcttccgaACTCCCATCACCCACCACAGTGACATATTTATAGTTTCCCTTGAAATGCATTTACTGTCATTTGTCAgcttgttcttttattattctATTCTTTAAAACAGGAGTTGCAGTGGATTTTATGAAGTCTGGTTGATTTTATATTCACTGTTATTTGGCCTTTTTGGTGTATGTTTGTCAGGCTGGAATTTATAAGGAAATTACCAGTTCCAGAAGCATAATCCTCTTTATTTACTGTTTGATGTACTCAAGTTTTGGTTCACATGTCAAGGTTTATTTTATAACACTATGTTGGTTGtacaccatttatttgaagcaataCTGTTGTTATGTAATGCAACAAGTCTTGCTTCAGAAGTAAttttgaattgcatttttttgttaactTATTGTTTTGACAAATTTATCTTTCCTGTGCAGGTAGATGTTACTAGTATTTGTTTATTAGTTGAATTGCATTACCTTATACTTACATTAATACATTTCAAACCTGAAGCTAGAGTTAGTGATGAAAAACATGACTGGTTACTAAATGTTACAGAATTATTATTAGATAATTCCCATCCGTACTTCTTACAGTTGGAACATAATTCCCTGTAATGATAATTTGTACATAGATAGCAGTTCAGTGAATTATCAGCTTTTCAGCGGATAAGTTAGAAATGGTTGTCATTAGCAGAGAACAGAGCCCCAAACAAAAACATTACTTCCTCAATGGTAAGACGCACAGTAATAAGTAACACGTTGTTTTGGATTTTTAGATTGGTGATTTTGACCTTTCATCAAGCTCAGAATTGCACCGTAGTCGTGTCCTCAATAAATCCATCTCTGGAGAAGCCATTGAAAATGTACCATCTTCACAACTGCAAGAAAAGGTACAGCCTCATTAGTGCATCTGTCATTTAAATTCTTGGACAGTCAGTATTTTGTTGATTTACCTTTTGGTTATATTGCTATTGGTTTTACTTCACCTTTTTTACTTCAGAGATAAAATATGCTTATTTTCCAGTGAAGCTACTTCCAGTGAGTTGAATATCAGTTTTTGTAGGCCTCctaaagttttaattttattgtgtatGTTGCTTTTCACggcactaaaatatttttttaaactagagGTTTATTCATGTGTAAAATATGCAGATTTAAAGACTTTCCAAGTGCCACAAAGAGAATAAGTGAGGAATTTGAATTTTCAGCTTGTCCAATTTAAATTATTAGCCATTAGGTCAAACTGTTAGTAGTTAAATTTATCAGCAGTTTTTTATTCAGACAACATAAACACTAACTCTGTCCTGCATCATTTCTTCTTTCTTGTCGCTTGAACATATTGTTCTAAAAAATTCTCTCTTTCATAAATTGAGACTATGCTAAAAATGTCGTCCTCGCTGTAGGTCACagaaatagaaaataattaaatggagaagacaaaacaTTCAAATTTTGTGCTATAGATTTGAGACAGTTGGCCTAAGCTATAATCTTACAGTATATTTGAGAAAGACTGTTCCTTTTAGCCATATGGTGAAAAGCACAAGGAAATGAAACTGAAATTTATATTGTAATTTGAACCCTTTTTTCTCTGATTGCTGacagaaatacaaatatgaaacagtTCTTTTCCCATTTGACACATTGTGCCTACCTCCACTATATTgcttaatattttcaaaacataGATATTTTTGTGACAGCCAGTTTCCTTCCATGAGACATTTCTCACATAAGTCAGTACACACCTATATTAACTGAGCCCAAATAAGGTTATGTATTCAGTGATACATCCAATAGAGATGGTTCAATGTACTCAAAGCCAGGcaaaataaagtggaaaaaagGTTTGTAACAATTTAGTATATTTACAGTGAGCTGTAACAAAATTCATTTGTTCTTtgtgatgtatttttatttttctctaataATCCAGTTCTCtaataataatagatatatagataaaatTTTTATCAACTTGACTATTGTATTTTCTTCCAGAATTTTCACTCTGGCCATAAGCAAATCACTGTGGAAGAACTGTTTGGGAGCCCTTTACCAAAGGAACAAACTTTAACAGGTCATCGCAATCATGGAGCAGCAGAAAAGATAAATCCAGATACTTTACTTAAAAAACCAAATCTAGTCTCGTCATTCCCATACGAATATCATATCCGTTGTAGCCCAGTATTTCAGCCCATTCACTCCACAGAGGTCAGCAACTCTCAAACCCTACCAGACCTCAGTAGTGATAGTGGTGTCGTGATCAAGGCTATTCAGCGCTCTCAAGCCAAGCCAGTGTCTCCACTTCTAAGTCCTGCCTCACAAAGTGGAATCCACTCTCAGCTGGGCACCACTAGCATGGCTTTCCTCAATCAGGATTTTTTTCATAAACTCAAGTTGAATCCACATCATGAACAAATGCCACAGCAGCCCCTGAGCAAGCCAGGCCTTGCACCAAGTTTTCTGCAGTCAACTAGTCAACTTGTAACTCCAGAATGCTTTCAAGATCCCATCTCTAAGCCAGTTGCTCTGAGCAGTATGCCAGTGGCCCCAATACAGGTAAAGTAAAAATGATTCTTAAAAGTTAAATATTAAGCTGTTTTTGAGTTtctgttgttaatttaattaacattcTTGTACTATATGTATACAAAAGTCAGTTTCCTGTAAGTACAATAGACTTGCTTTCAGAATGGTCATACATTCAAAAGTCATTCTTGTGagatcacattattttatttttgattaattcTTGGTTTTGCGGTGTCAGTAAAACACCAGCATAAGACATTAAACTTGCAGTTACATATTGGATATTCTTCTAGAAGTCACTTTCTAATTTCTCTTCTCCATCTAGGAAAGAAGTATGCAtgaatgaatgtagtgaaaagaaatatttgaaTGTTCAGTGATTAGTTTGGTTACTTTAGATTGACAGCATTAAAGAAAGGCTATCGTATAATGACAGATTTTTTTAAGGTGTTTTCTCTAAATTTAAGTAATGTAGGACATTTTGTCTATTGTGCCGTAGAAGGTAATTAGGACTCCTACAGTTGAGCTGAGTAAGGTAGAGAGATCAAAGCACTTGTAAAGGTCATTATTTTAAAGTGTTGATTAGGAAGTGATGATCCAGATGTTACAGTAGTTAGGATTAGAGGTTGGGATTCAGTATGGACCCAATAACATAGAACAAGCAAGTAAAAATGTGGGAAAACGAAATAAGGTGCTGCTTGACATTTTTTCAGAGGTATAATAGAGTCTAATTCATTTGGAATCCCAAAATTATTTGAATGCTTTATTGTAAGAGCCTAATTCCATGTAATATAATTTGATATTATTGACAGTActgctgggtggtataccagttcataccaaaaaacgttttttatttttgttatgatacagaTTTTACTTATaacgcaacaccggtttaaatagcctaaacaacgttcggaacatggcgcagtgggaaactgtttaagggggggaccGTTTTCACTGCTGCATCGCTAAACACGAATGGAACGGAGTACATGCGAttgtggaggtattgaacggtgaaaatggacagagaacattctgaaactgaagctgtagcagacgataaagttgaacatgatgacacagaagaacttttgccgaaaaaaggagccatgtctgttgtctgtagatactttaaaaggtcggatgtggaccattatgttcaaatgtgtgaatactgtttctatacttcaggataatactgcaagccaagttgtacttttttttttttcttcaatactgtgtaatgtacctgagtaatgtataataatagtgtgatagcatgttgaatttattctcaacatttccactttaatctcaacgctTATGTCGAGAATAATGTCGACATGTTGAcattattcttgacatttctattttatcaccgtttatgtcgagattaaagtcgacgtattgactttattctcgtaatttgtcattaaagtagaacatcataaactaaactacatcttaaaatgaatatttaatttactagattttctcaaaccctgtcataagttatgtagcacattaaatgccttgtgttaagtgttccctgagccatgttaatagctacgtgcttcttaaactgacttcctcttgcactaaggaggtgcaggcagcaatcaccacacagaatacattaatttcatgatattcctgctccctgaacatttagaatgctaagataaatacttgatatgtTTTTCATGATTAAATGAATTAATGCATGTATTGATCATGTGGGTGCACGGTGGCATTGAGGGTGCACTGCTGTGTCACTGCAAgtgggtcccgggtgttccctgccttgaatttccatgtttttctggtgggtttacttggcatgcttcagtttattttcatAATCATGTAGGATGTGGTGTTTTTTtaggctatattgaccctgctagtgtatgtattgctcgtattcaccctgcgttGTGCTGGCGCcacattcaggatttgctcctgcctcacacatactgcttgctgggatgggagcaaccctgaatggatggcataattaaacatgtataacgaagatttttttttaaagttctgaacactccgtggtctaagtttataactaggtttaatttcacaaagacgtttatcatgtggtgattggttatgtggagaaagaaaaagaaaagctgggaactgcgggtttggtacatcagacagagacagcacgcatgcaataatgaaagcccgctcagaagaacttccattaaattctgtgtttgtgtctccgaccagatcacaaacccaatatttacacaatatttaagttaaacctgtgaaATAACCATTCatgcatccagttttttggagcctcgtcacacctgccataaagttctctacactgaacgtacacctggggaccccttactgcgagggagcagcactaccatgcatgtttaatacctgctttaatgcatttcatcatgaacatttatcttggcattctacattttcagagagcaggaatttcatgaagtgaatgtattctgtgctgcaattgctgccggtgcctcctcttagtgcagaggaagtcagtttaagaagcgtgtagcgattaaccactgggtcagggaacgcaacacaaagcatttaatgtgctacattaacttatgacgaggtttgagaaaatctagtaaattgaacattgattttaggatgaagtttagtttacgacattctactttaatgacaaaataaactatgagaataaagtggaaatgacaACTTCAATCTcgacataagtttttttttttcttcttcttcacagtgtccgtattttttttttttcttcaccgtggccctaatacgcttccgtagggccataccacaaatagcattataaatgcaagttgcagttttattatttatgtatatagcttagcttgaagcaaggtccatattaatgcagtttgccttaatgatggttcagttggtaaaggtGTCATCACcaaattgcacttgttttgttttattttaatttggtgaatactctGTAATacacctgggctttgaagtcttggaagtaatagtattattactggaagttgcactattatttattgtattgttattatttattactttaaatattttgcagtttaatgatggtaaagttgtttaaaaagtcattgtaacgtgtcagtggacagagattattaacattaacaaagtgtagttggtttacaaaaaatatttactatttttccttttctaagacatgttcagtgcagtgcaacttttgacaagcacctctggatattttactaagtctaaatgcctctttggatggttgaaaataagtTGTCAAAAtcttagtttaagttgtttgcaaactgtgatcaataaaaaggttctatattttgactgcatctgtcatgcaatgtgattccttctcttcatttgtGCCACCCCCTTCAAAACTattactttatggggccatgcaaacctgtattaatacttgtgtgcacattaaaatgtttttttgtacaatgtacaattctcatgacagtggaataggttattcttagccagtcattgcagtggaaaatgtggttaacatccactcatgcatgggaaaaaaataccgtcaaatacagtgaaaccgggataatttagaaaaataccgcgatatagaattttggtcataccgcccacccctacgcACAActacaaaatataatgatataaagaTCAGTCCAGGTGAAAATCTTACTTACTGAGGACAACGGTTATATGAGTGAATAAACCTGTGACTGATCTGGATTCCTTGTCTCCGGTTCTTCCACCTGGCTTTCCTTTCTTCTATCGTAAACGATGAATAAAAAGATCTGGATGAAGTGGTACTGAACTCAAGAAAGGAAATGTCACGGCATATTCCAATACTGCCAACCTGGGTCTCTACTACTTTTTTCTTACATCAAAATCTGGCTCCATTGTTTTCCTGTCTCAACCTGAAAGTTCCTCCTTTGCCCCATCCTGATTCGTCCAAATTTTAGTATTAGAAAATCCTTTATAGAAGTGAGTAATCGACATGGAAAATGATAACGAAATGagcaggcacaaaaaaaaaaaagtaagacttTTAAGATTGTTCTTATAAGTTAACTGTATGCAGGTGTACAGTGGCATTGtcctttttaaaaattgaaagctTTGCTGTGATAAGGcaaattaatttcagttttattactcttATTTGTACGCTTGACCAGAATGCACCACACCACCACTCTACAGCAGTAAATCTCAATGTgtaggttatgtaaaatatacCAACAAAGGACAAAATCTGGGCCATCATGACCCCTTCAGTTTTGCAGTCCTTGAGCAAAAGTCTTTTCTGGAAGCGATTTACCTCTGAAGCAGATGCTCAGAATAATA includes:
- the dcp1a gene encoding mRNA-decapping enzyme 1A isoform X2, with translation MEALSKAGHEMSLAALKQHDPYISHIVDVTGQVALYTFNAKANEWEKTDIEGTLFVYTRYASPYHGFTIMNRLNMKNLVEPINKDLEFQLQDPFLLYRNSNLSIYSIWFYDKNDCHRIAQLMSKVVQQEAERAQQSSPGRNSPSKINGCAEDRPVDILEMLNKAKDEYERAKDDCERIGDFDLSSSSELHRSRVLNKSISGEAIENVPSSQLQEKNFHSGHKQITVEELFGSPLPKEQTLTGHRNHGAAEKINPDTLLKKPNLVSSFPYEYHIRCSPVFQPIHSTEVSNSQTLPDLSSDSGVVIKAIQRSQAKPVSPLLSPASQSGIHSQLGTTSMAFLNQDFFHKLKLNPHHEQMPQQPLSKPGLAPSFLQSTSQLVTPECFQDPISKPVALSSMPVAPIQTLQQNKEVEVFVHSKPLAKPLPVTTAAPSMELESVFALPKCISAIG
- the dcp1a gene encoding mRNA-decapping enzyme 1A isoform X1 — encoded protein: MEALSKAGHEMSLAALKQHDPYISHIVDVTGQVALYTFNAKANEWEKTDIEGTLFVYTRYASPYHGFTIMNRLNMKNLVEPINKDLEFQLQDPFLLYRNSNLSIYSIWFYDKNDCHRIAQLMSKVVQQEAERAQQSSPGRNSPSKINGCAEDRPVDILEMLNKAKDEYERAKDDCERIGDFDLSSSSELHRSRVLNKSISGEAIENVPSSQLQEKNFHSGHKQITVEELFGSPLPKEQTLTGHRNHGAAEKINPDTLLKKPNLVSSFPYEYHIRCSPVFQPIHSTEVSNSQTLPDLSSDSGVVIKAIQRSQAKPVSPLLSPASQSGIHSQLGTTSMAFLNQDFFHKLKLNPHHEQMPQQPLSKPGLAPSFLQSTSQLVTPECFQDPISKPVALSSMPVAPIQTLQQNKEVEVFVHSKPLAKPLPVSLYTVELSLSTIIPFLHLNHHHLK